A section of the Streptomyces sp. Je 1-369 genome encodes:
- a CDS encoding SGNH/GDSL hydrolase family protein: MQMNANYTSLVAVGDSFTEGMSDVLPDGTYRGWADLLAARMAAHSPGFRYANLAVRGKLIGQIVDEQVDLAAAMQADVVTLVGGLNDTLRPKCDMGRVRGLLEEAVDRLAPSCKQLVLMRSPGRNGPVMERFRPRMEELYSYVDDLASRHDAIVVDLYGAAVLGDQRMWDVDRLHPTAEGHRRIAEAVWQALGYAPEDDWQTPLPVAVPPGWATRRVADVRFARQYLGPWIGRRLTGRSSGDGRAPKRPDLLPYDGPPLL; encoded by the coding sequence ATGCAGATGAATGCCAACTACACCAGTCTCGTCGCGGTGGGCGACTCCTTCACCGAGGGCATGTCGGACGTGCTGCCCGACGGCACCTACCGCGGGTGGGCCGACCTCCTCGCGGCCCGGATGGCCGCGCACAGCCCCGGCTTCCGTTACGCGAACCTGGCCGTGCGCGGCAAGCTCATCGGGCAGATCGTCGACGAGCAGGTGGACCTCGCGGCCGCGATGCAGGCCGACGTGGTCACCCTGGTGGGCGGCCTCAACGACACGCTGCGCCCCAAGTGCGACATGGGCCGTGTCCGCGGCCTGCTGGAAGAGGCCGTCGATCGGCTCGCCCCCTCGTGCAAGCAGCTCGTCCTGATGCGCAGCCCGGGACGGAACGGTCCGGTGATGGAACGTTTCCGTCCGCGCATGGAGGAGCTCTACTCGTACGTCGACGACCTGGCGTCCCGGCATGACGCGATCGTCGTGGACCTCTACGGCGCGGCCGTCCTCGGCGACCAGCGCATGTGGGACGTGGACCGGCTGCATCCCACGGCGGAAGGACACCGCAGGATCGCGGAGGCCGTGTGGCAGGCGCTCGGCTACGCCCCAGAGGACGACTGGCAGACGCCGCTGCCCGTCGCCGTGCCCCCGGGCTGGGCCACCCGCCGCGTCGCCGACGTCCGGTTCGCCAGGCAGTACCTGGGCCCGTGGATAGGCCGCCGCCTCACCGGCCGCTCGTCCGGCGACGGCCGCGCACCGAAGCGCCCCGACCTGCTCCCGTACGACGGCCCGCCGCTCCTCTGA
- a CDS encoding hemolysin family protein translates to MTEVLLLLVAVLLCLACGVFVAAEFSLTTVERSELERAVERGERGAAGALKAVKNLTFQLSGAQLGITVTNLVVGMLSEPSIAALIAGPLRGLGIPKSAASSVALVIGTALSTVFLMVIGELVPKNWAISSPLAVAKRVATPQRLFSAAFRPFIAHLNNTANRSVRRFGIEPAEELASARGPKELIALARHSAKEGALEADTAELFVRTLNLADLTAENVMTPRVQVMALETHATCEDVANATRATGLSRFPVYRGNLDTVVGVAHIKDVLAVPAERRQRVSVAELMREPLLVPETLTVDRLLDRLSGKRTMAVVIDEYGGTAGVATLEDIVEEVVGEVRDEHDPHETPDIAHAGTDDDGRTLYSADGAARTDQLARVGLRVPDGPYETLAGLVATELGRIPAVGDGVQVGGWRLDVVDASGRRAARVMLHAPLDADDHEEDVR, encoded by the coding sequence ATGACCGAAGTGCTCCTGCTCCTCGTGGCGGTGCTGCTCTGCCTGGCGTGCGGTGTGTTCGTCGCCGCGGAGTTCTCCCTCACGACTGTCGAGCGCAGCGAGCTCGAGCGCGCTGTCGAGCGCGGCGAGCGCGGCGCCGCCGGTGCCCTCAAAGCCGTCAAGAACCTCACCTTCCAGCTCTCGGGCGCGCAGCTCGGCATCACCGTCACCAACCTGGTGGTCGGCATGCTCTCCGAGCCGTCCATCGCCGCGCTGATCGCGGGCCCGCTGCGCGGCCTCGGCATACCGAAGTCCGCGGCGTCCTCCGTCGCCCTGGTGATCGGCACGGCCCTGTCGACGGTCTTCCTGATGGTCATCGGCGAGCTGGTGCCCAAGAACTGGGCGATCTCCTCGCCGCTCGCCGTCGCCAAGCGGGTGGCCACGCCGCAGCGCCTCTTCAGTGCGGCGTTCCGGCCGTTCATCGCGCACCTGAACAACACGGCGAACCGTTCCGTACGCCGCTTCGGCATCGAGCCCGCCGAGGAGCTCGCCTCCGCGCGCGGCCCCAAGGAACTGATCGCCCTGGCCCGCCACTCCGCCAAGGAGGGCGCCCTCGAGGCGGACACGGCCGAGCTGTTCGTGCGCACGCTGAACCTCGCCGACCTCACCGCGGAGAACGTGATGACGCCCCGCGTGCAGGTCATGGCCCTCGAAACGCACGCCACCTGCGAGGACGTCGCGAACGCCACGCGCGCCACCGGCCTGTCCCGCTTCCCCGTGTACCGCGGAAACCTCGACACGGTCGTCGGCGTCGCACACATCAAGGACGTCCTCGCCGTGCCCGCGGAGCGCAGGCAGCGGGTCTCCGTCGCCGAGCTGATGCGTGAGCCGCTGCTCGTACCGGAGACGCTCACCGTCGACCGGCTCCTGGACCGGCTCTCGGGCAAGCGCACGATGGCCGTGGTCATCGACGAGTACGGCGGTACGGCCGGGGTGGCGACCCTGGAGGACATCGTCGAGGAGGTCGTCGGCGAGGTGCGGGACGAGCACGACCCGCACGAGACGCCCGACATCGCCCACGCGGGCACCGACGACGACGGCAGGACGCTGTACTCCGCCGACGGCGCCGCCCGCACCGACCAGCTCGCGCGGGTCGGCCTGCGGGTGCCCGACGGGCCCTACGAGACGCTCGCCGGACTCGTCGCCACGGAGCTCGGCCGCATCCCCGCCGTCGGTGACGGCGTCCAGGTGGGCGGCTGGCGGCTCGACGTCGTGGACGCGTCGGGGCGGCGCGCCGCCCGCGTCATGCTGCACGCCCCGCTCGACGCCGACGACCACGAGGAGGATGTCCGATGA
- a CDS encoding phosphotransferase, translating into MTHLDGETAGEELPWPAWVYAPTTLEVVGRWARRLHDATESFVPPSDAHWLAGQRWRPGLVIGHHDAAPWNAVWRDGSSVGFFDWDTAGPSTREFDLAFMALTWVPLHARGFAERTGFTAFEDRSRRLHRFLDAYGYDGDRSAFGTVVAARARTNADVIRRMAADGDPVYAALEPVAAELHRAALEVDALPASFWRPAG; encoded by the coding sequence TTGACCCATCTCGACGGCGAGACCGCGGGGGAGGAACTTCCCTGGCCCGCCTGGGTGTACGCGCCGACCACGCTGGAGGTCGTGGGGAGGTGGGCCCGGCGGCTGCACGACGCGACGGAATCCTTTGTTCCGCCGTCGGACGCGCACTGGCTCGCCGGGCAGCGGTGGCGGCCCGGTCTCGTCATCGGGCACCACGACGCCGCTCCTTGGAACGCGGTATGGCGCGACGGGAGTTCGGTGGGTTTCTTCGACTGGGACACCGCGGGACCCTCGACACGGGAGTTCGACCTGGCCTTCATGGCGTTGACCTGGGTTCCGCTGCACGCGCGCGGTTTCGCCGAGCGGACCGGGTTCACCGCGTTCGAAGACCGGTCCCGCCGCCTGCACCGGTTCCTCGACGCCTACGGATACGACGGCGACCGGTCGGCGTTCGGAACCGTGGTCGCCGCGCGGGCCCGGACCAACGCGGACGTCATCCGCCGCATGGCAGCCGACGGCGATCCGGTCTACGCGGCACTGGAGCCGGTAGCCGCGGAACTGCACCGGGCCGCCCTTGAGGTCGACGCGTTGCCCGCCTCCTTCTGGCGTCCGGCCGGCTGA
- a CDS encoding glutaminase: MDYQAVLEEVAAFARPLVGRGQVAGYIPALADVDAERFGIAVADVNGDVHGVGDWQEPFSVQSISKAFSLALVLAEGGDRIWDRVGTEPSGNPFNSLVQLEYENGIPRNPFINAGALVVTDRLQSLTGDAGTTMLEFLREESGNPDVAFDPVVAASEAEHGDRNAALAHFMASYGNLDNPVSTVLEHYFRQCAIRMNCRDLALSAAFLARHGLRNDGTRLLPPREAKQVNAVMLTCGTYDAAGSFAYRVGLPGKSGVGGGIVAVIPGRCTLCVWSPSLDSYGNSVAGVAALDHFTTVTGWSVF; encoded by the coding sequence GTGGACTACCAGGCCGTTCTCGAAGAAGTCGCCGCCTTTGCCCGGCCGCTCGTGGGCCGCGGTCAGGTCGCCGGCTACATCCCGGCGCTCGCGGACGTGGACGCCGAACGGTTCGGGATCGCGGTCGCCGACGTCAACGGCGACGTGCACGGTGTGGGGGACTGGCAGGAACCGTTCTCCGTCCAGTCCATCTCGAAGGCGTTCAGCCTCGCGCTCGTCCTCGCGGAGGGCGGCGACCGGATCTGGGACCGCGTCGGCACGGAACCGTCCGGCAACCCCTTCAACTCGCTCGTCCAGCTCGAGTACGAGAACGGCATCCCGCGGAACCCGTTCATCAACGCGGGCGCGCTGGTCGTCACGGACCGGCTGCAGAGCCTCACCGGCGACGCCGGTACGACGATGCTGGAGTTCCTGCGCGAGGAGAGCGGCAACCCGGACGTCGCCTTCGACCCGGTGGTCGCGGCATCGGAGGCCGAGCACGGCGACCGCAACGCCGCCCTCGCCCACTTCATGGCGAGCTACGGCAACCTCGACAACCCCGTTTCCACGGTCCTGGAGCACTACTTCCGGCAGTGCGCGATCCGCATGAACTGCCGCGACCTCGCCCTCTCGGCGGCCTTCCTGGCCCGGCACGGGCTCCGCAACGACGGCACGCGACTGCTGCCCCCGCGCGAGGCGAAGCAGGTCAACGCGGTGATGCTCACCTGCGGTACGTACGACGCGGCCGGCAGTTTCGCCTACCGCGTCGGCCTGCCCGGCAAGAGCGGCGTCGGCGGCGGCATCGTCGCGGTGATCCCGGGCCGCTGCACGCTGTGCGTGTGGAGCCCGAGCCTGGACTCGTACGGCAACTCCGTAGCGGGTGTGGCCGCGCTGGACCACTTCACCACGGTGACGGGCTGGTCGGTGTTCTAG
- the purB gene encoding adenylosuccinate lyase, whose translation MTAAPAKPRIPNVLAGRYASAELATLWSPEQKVKLERQLWLAVLRAQKDLGIEVPDAAIADYERVLDQVDLASIAEREKVTRHDVKARIEEFNALAGHEHVHKGMTSRDLTENVEQLQIRLSLELIRSRTVAVLARLGRLAGEYGELVMAGRSHNVAAQATTLGKRFATGADELLVAHRRLDELIGRYPLRGIKGPVGTAQDMLDLLGGDAAKLADLEQRIASHLGFESAFTSVGQVYPRSLDYDVVTALVQVAAAPSSIAKTIRLMAGHELVTEGFKPGQVGSSAMPHKMNTRSCERVNGLTVILRGYASMTGELAGDQWNEGDVSCSVVRRVALPDAFFALDGLLETFLTVLDEFGAFPAVVARELDRYLPFLATTKVLMAAVRAGVGREEAHEAIKENAVASALAMREQGAERNELLDKLAADSRIPLDRAQLDELMADKLSFTGAASDQVTTVVGRIDALLKEHPEAAAYTPGAIL comes from the coding sequence GTGACTGCCGCGCCCGCAAAGCCCCGTATCCCGAACGTCCTCGCCGGACGTTATGCCTCCGCCGAGCTCGCCACCCTCTGGTCGCCCGAGCAGAAGGTGAAGCTGGAGCGTCAGCTCTGGCTCGCCGTGCTGCGTGCCCAGAAGGACCTCGGGATCGAGGTTCCCGACGCCGCCATCGCCGACTACGAGCGCGTGCTCGACCAGGTCGACCTGGCCTCGATCGCCGAGCGCGAGAAGGTCACGCGCCACGACGTGAAGGCCCGTATCGAGGAGTTCAACGCCCTCGCCGGGCACGAGCACGTCCACAAGGGCATGACCTCGCGCGACCTGACCGAGAACGTGGAGCAGCTCCAGATCCGGCTCTCCCTGGAGCTGATCCGCTCCCGTACCGTCGCGGTCCTCGCCCGGCTCGGCAGGCTCGCCGGTGAGTACGGGGAGCTGGTCATGGCGGGCCGGTCCCACAACGTCGCCGCGCAGGCGACGACGCTGGGCAAGCGGTTCGCGACCGGCGCCGACGAGCTCCTCGTCGCCCACCGCCGCCTGGACGAGCTCATCGGCCGCTACCCGCTGCGCGGCATCAAGGGTCCGGTCGGCACCGCCCAGGACATGCTCGACCTGCTCGGCGGCGACGCCGCGAAGCTCGCCGATCTGGAGCAGCGGATCGCCTCGCACCTGGGCTTCGAGTCGGCCTTCACCTCGGTCGGCCAGGTCTACCCGCGCTCCCTCGACTACGACGTCGTGACCGCGCTCGTGCAGGTCGCCGCGGCGCCCTCCTCCATCGCCAAGACGATCCGCCTGATGGCGGGCCACGAGCTGGTCACCGAGGGCTTCAAGCCGGGCCAGGTCGGTTCGTCCGCGATGCCGCACAAGATGAACACCCGCTCCTGCGAGCGTGTCAACGGCCTCACCGTCATCCTGCGCGGCTACGCGTCGATGACCGGCGAGCTGGCGGGCGACCAGTGGAACGAGGGCGACGTCTCCTGCTCCGTCGTACGCCGGGTCGCCCTGCCCGACGCGTTCTTCGCGCTCGACGGGCTGCTCGAGACCTTCCTGACCGTGCTCGACGAGTTCGGGGCGTTCCCCGCCGTCGTGGCCCGCGAGCTCGACCGCTACCTCCCCTTCCTCGCCACCACCAAGGTCCTGATGGCCGCGGTGCGCGCGGGCGTCGGCCGCGAGGAGGCCCACGAGGCCATCAAGGAGAACGCGGTCGCCTCCGCCCTCGCGATGCGCGAGCAGGGCGCCGAGCGCAACGAACTGCTCGACAAGCTCGCCGCCGACTCCCGCATCCCGCTGGACCGCGCCCAGTTGGACGAGCTGATGGCCGACAAGCTGTCGTTCACCGGCGCCGCGAGCGACCAGGTCACCACGGTCGTCGGACGGATCGACGCCCTGCTCAAGGAGCACCCCGAGGCCGCGGCCTACACGCCCGGCGCGATTCTGTAG
- a CDS encoding ArsR/SmtB family transcription factor, whose protein sequence is MLRVHFTGSDLANVRLARRPDPLWEIVCSLCRLQTREGALAFGPWRRMAGGLVRQGRAAREVASALSSLVPRAAYFPDFLTPPLENGTTHALRTGIDRVLATPRRRLRHELSLLSATGGRPWAGAELARGDVRALTALGATLSTYHRAFIAPVWNRVDAATATDRALRTRALADGGTQALLDSLRPMAVWEPPVLTVDYPVERDLHLAGRGLLLVPSYFCWRRPITLADSELRPVLIYPVDKTPPSPTHSPTALTRLLGPTRAALLHETATLTCATTSELAGAAGVSVPSASQQLAVLREGGLIASHRDGRRVLHSPTPLGHRLLGDG, encoded by the coding sequence ATGCTGCGCGTCCATTTCACCGGCAGCGACCTGGCGAACGTACGGCTTGCCCGGCGTCCGGATCCGCTGTGGGAGATCGTGTGCAGCCTCTGCCGTCTGCAGACGCGTGAGGGCGCGCTGGCCTTCGGGCCGTGGCGGCGGATGGCGGGTGGGCTCGTGCGGCAGGGGCGGGCCGCACGGGAGGTGGCGTCGGCCCTGTCCAGCCTCGTGCCACGCGCGGCGTACTTCCCCGACTTCCTCACGCCACCCCTGGAGAACGGCACGACGCACGCGCTGCGGACGGGCATCGACCGGGTGCTCGCGACGCCGCGACGCCGCCTGCGCCACGAGCTGTCGCTCCTGTCGGCGACTGGTGGACGGCCCTGGGCGGGGGCGGAGTTGGCGCGCGGCGACGTGCGCGCGCTGACCGCGCTGGGCGCCACCCTGAGCACGTACCACCGTGCGTTCATCGCGCCGGTGTGGAACCGCGTCGACGCCGCCACGGCGACGGACCGGGCCCTGCGTACGCGTGCCCTCGCGGACGGCGGTACGCAGGCCCTGCTGGACAGTCTGCGGCCGATGGCGGTGTGGGAGCCACCCGTGCTCACCGTCGACTATCCGGTCGAGCGGGACCTGCACCTGGCGGGGCGGGGGCTGCTGCTGGTCCCGTCGTACTTCTGCTGGCGGCGCCCTATCACCCTGGCCGACAGCGAACTCCGCCCGGTACTCATCTACCCGGTCGACAAAACACCCCCGTCCCCCACGCACTCCCCCACCGCCCTGACCCGTCTGCTGGGCCCCACCCGAGCCGCGCTCCTCCACGAGACCGCCACCCTGACCTGCGCCACCACGTCCGAACTGGCCGGCGCGGCAGGGGTGTCCGTGCCGAGCGCCAGCCAGCAACTGGCGGTGTTACGGGAGGGCGGCCTCATCGCGTCCCACCGCGACGGCAGACGGGTCCTGCATTCGCCAACGCCCCTGGGCCACCGGCTCCTCGGCGACGGCTGA
- a CDS encoding HAD family hydrolase — MARAALFDVDGTLTDTNHLHVIAWWEAFRQAGQQVAMHDIHRAIGLGSTDLIDRLLGEDRDRDQDETISAAHKTLYGTYFDRLPALNGARDLLYALAERGWRIVLATSAGGGELGALRRAIDADDVIAGVASADDVSSGKPAPDPVHHALDIAECSPEEALFVGDTVWDMRAASRAGVRGVALLCGGIPRADLEEAGASAVFADPADLLGHVDSEVVTGKK, encoded by the coding sequence ATGGCCCGAGCGGCGCTGTTCGACGTGGACGGAACACTCACCGACACCAATCATCTGCATGTGATCGCCTGGTGGGAGGCGTTCCGCCAGGCCGGACAACAGGTCGCGATGCACGACATCCACCGGGCCATCGGTCTCGGCTCGACCGACCTCATCGACCGACTCCTCGGCGAGGACCGCGACCGCGACCAGGACGAGACGATCAGCGCCGCGCACAAGACGCTGTACGGCACGTACTTCGACCGGCTGCCCGCACTGAACGGCGCACGCGACCTCCTGTACGCGCTGGCCGAGCGCGGCTGGCGCATCGTCCTCGCGACCTCGGCGGGCGGCGGTGAGCTCGGGGCGCTGCGCCGGGCCATCGACGCCGACGACGTCATCGCCGGGGTCGCCAGCGCGGACGACGTGTCGTCGGGAAAACCGGCCCCCGACCCCGTCCACCACGCCCTGGACATCGCCGAATGCTCCCCGGAAGAGGCGCTGTTCGTCGGCGACACCGTGTGGGACATGCGGGCGGCGTCCCGCGCCGGGGTCCGCGGCGTCGCGCTGCTCTGCGGCGGCATCCCCCGGGCCGACCTCGAAGAGGCGGGCGCCTCGGCCGTGTTCGCGGACCCCGCCGACCTGCTGGGCCACGTGGACAGTGAGGTCGTCACCGGCAAGAAGTGA
- a CDS encoding cytochrome P450 has translation MLDNTLQLLTKGYAWLPDLSRRKGPGVVRTRLLGKPVIALRGPAAVGFFYDEDHVRRRTALPEPVLSTLFGKGAVHTLDGEEHRQRKALFVTVLKDTDGVAGLARHVEQEWERSAKEWAGRSQVTLFDEVSLLITRAVCAWAGVPLPEHPEDEARRTAEDLVAMVDGFATAGPRHWKARRARQRQEGRLARLVEDLRAAGGEASDGEGRAPSVVAAVAFHRDADGELLDPRIAAVEILNILRPTVAVTWYTVFGAHALHRNPALRKRLAARDEGYARAFAHEVRRFYPFAPFVAGLAPADIEWHGEPIPEGSMVLLDLYGQNHDPELWNSPYVFDPDRFDGREPGRDELVPQGGGEVSQGHRCPGEDVTLAVLSTLLPHLARLDYDVPQQDLRISLHRMPTRPRSGFVITGVR, from the coding sequence ATGCTGGACAACACGCTGCAGCTGCTCACCAAGGGCTACGCGTGGCTCCCCGACCTGAGCCGCCGCAAGGGCCCGGGCGTCGTCCGCACCCGGCTGCTCGGCAAGCCGGTCATCGCCCTGCGCGGACCCGCGGCCGTCGGGTTCTTCTACGACGAGGACCACGTCCGCCGCCGCACGGCCCTGCCGGAGCCCGTGCTGAGCACGCTCTTCGGCAAGGGAGCGGTGCACACGCTCGACGGGGAGGAGCACCGGCAGCGCAAGGCGCTCTTCGTGACGGTCCTCAAGGACACGGACGGGGTCGCGGGCCTTGCGCGCCACGTCGAGCAGGAGTGGGAGCGGTCGGCCAAGGAGTGGGCGGGCCGCTCGCAGGTCACGCTGTTCGACGAGGTGAGCCTGCTGATCACGCGGGCCGTGTGCGCCTGGGCGGGCGTCCCGCTTCCCGAGCACCCCGAGGACGAGGCGCGGCGGACCGCCGAGGACCTGGTGGCGATGGTCGACGGCTTCGCCACCGCGGGGCCACGGCACTGGAAGGCACGGCGCGCCCGGCAGCGCCAGGAGGGCCGGCTCGCCCGGCTGGTGGAGGACCTCCGCGCGGCCGGGGGAGAGGCGTCCGACGGCGAAGGGCGGGCACCGTCCGTGGTGGCGGCCGTGGCGTTCCACCGGGACGCCGACGGCGAGCTGCTCGATCCGCGTATCGCCGCCGTGGAGATCCTCAACATCCTGCGGCCCACCGTCGCCGTCACTTGGTACACGGTGTTCGGCGCCCACGCCCTGCACCGGAATCCGGCGCTGCGCAAGCGCCTCGCCGCGCGGGACGAGGGGTACGCGCGTGCGTTCGCCCACGAGGTGCGGCGCTTCTACCCGTTCGCTCCGTTCGTCGCGGGTCTCGCCCCCGCCGACATCGAGTGGCACGGCGAGCCCATCCCCGAGGGCTCCATGGTCCTCCTCGACCTGTACGGCCAGAACCACGACCCGGAGCTGTGGAACTCGCCGTACGTCTTCGACCCCGACCGTTTCGACGGCCGCGAGCCCGGCCGCGACGAACTCGTCCCCCAGGGCGGCGGCGAGGTCTCCCAGGGGCACCGCTGCCCGGGCGAGGACGTCACCCTCGCCGTCCTGAGCACCCTGCTCCCGCACCTCGCGCGACTCGACTACGACGTCCCCCAGCAGGACCTGCGCATCTCCCTGCACCGCATGCCGACGAGGCCCCGCAGCGGCTTCGTCATCACCGGAGTGCGCTGA
- a CDS encoding SigB/SigF/SigG family RNA polymerase sigma factor, which produces MPTNLNEYAARRRTAARHSHHDAPDTSAEFARLAVLDDGPEREVLCAEIVEAWLPMAHRLAARYRNKGESLEDLRQVAAMGLVKAVNRFEPGRGAFESYAVPTITGELRRHFRDRMWDVRVPRRVQDLRNKVRVARRELRDLPGSGPEPSIADIAAHAGLTEDEVKDGMQAMEGYSALSLDAEISSADPDGFSLADTLGAPDAAYDIVTDREAAKRGLRKLPERERTILYLRFFEDMTQSRIAEELGISQMHVSRLISTSCARVRAEADEGRPAARAA; this is translated from the coding sequence ATGCCGACGAACCTCAATGAATACGCCGCACGCCGCCGCACCGCGGCCCGGCACTCGCACCACGACGCACCCGACACCTCCGCTGAGTTCGCCCGGCTGGCCGTCCTCGACGACGGCCCGGAGCGTGAGGTCCTGTGCGCGGAGATAGTCGAGGCGTGGCTGCCGATGGCCCACCGCCTCGCCGCCCGCTACCGCAACAAGGGCGAGAGTCTCGAAGACCTGCGGCAGGTCGCCGCGATGGGCCTGGTCAAGGCCGTCAACCGGTTCGAGCCGGGTCGCGGCGCCTTCGAGAGCTACGCCGTGCCCACCATCACCGGCGAACTGCGCAGGCACTTCCGCGACCGCATGTGGGACGTGCGCGTTCCCCGCCGCGTCCAGGACCTGCGCAACAAGGTCCGCGTCGCCCGTCGCGAACTGCGCGACCTGCCGGGCAGCGGACCCGAACCGTCCATCGCCGACATCGCCGCGCACGCCGGCCTCACGGAGGACGAGGTGAAGGACGGCATGCAGGCCATGGAGGGCTACAGCGCCCTGTCGTTGGACGCCGAGATCTCGTCCGCCGACCCCGACGGGTTCAGCCTCGCCGACACGCTCGGGGCGCCCGACGCCGCGTACGACATCGTCACCGACCGGGAGGCGGCCAAGCGGGGGCTGCGGAAGCTGCCGGAGCGCGAGCGGACCATCCTGTACCTGCGCTTCTTCGAGGACATGACGCAGAGCCGCATCGCGGAGGAGCTCGGCATCTCGCAGATGCACGTCTCGCGTCTGATCAGCACCAGTTGCGCCCGGGTGCGCGCCGAGGCCGACGAGGGCCGCCCGGCCGCCCGCGCGGCCTGA
- a CDS encoding holin, with protein MWNAAFWKATAERAIRTFAQALAAVLVAEATSLLDVEWGAAFATAGLAAALAVLTAIGASEVGGAGPGITEEPTKRASAGAGAGADAGGSAG; from the coding sequence ATGTGGAACGCAGCCTTCTGGAAGGCCACCGCGGAACGCGCGATCCGCACGTTCGCCCAGGCGCTCGCCGCCGTGCTGGTGGCGGAGGCGACCAGCCTCCTGGACGTCGAGTGGGGCGCGGCCTTCGCGACGGCGGGTCTCGCCGCGGCCCTGGCGGTCCTGACGGCGATCGGCGCCTCCGAGGTCGGCGGGGCGGGCCCCGGCATCACGGAGGAGCCGACGAAGAGGGCGAGCGCGGGTGCGGGTGCGGGCGCGGACGCGGGGGGATCGGCGGGGTGA
- a CDS encoding hemolysin family protein — protein sequence MIAVQLLIGLATLVVNAFFVGAEFALISVRRSQIEPHAEEGDRRAKSVMWGLQHVSALLAAAQLGITLCTLILGIVAEPAIAHLLEPAFDAVGVPHGLVHPISFVIALTLATYLHMLLGEMIPKNIALAEPVRSALLLGPPLVALARALRPVIFAINAFANGLLKLLHVEAKDEVSASFSDEDLARMVKDSGDAGLIDNRARERLHDALELGRRPVRDVVLPLEAVVYARVGVTPERLEQLSAESGFSRFPVVDDGRRIVGYLHVKDALDRAPRDLPFRVPDMRKIAQVRETTPLDDVLTAMRGSRTHVAAVLGSDGRLAGMVTMEDVLQKLFGQPV from the coding sequence ATGATCGCCGTCCAGTTGCTGATCGGTCTGGCGACACTCGTCGTCAACGCGTTCTTCGTGGGCGCGGAATTCGCCCTCATCTCCGTGCGCCGCAGCCAGATCGAGCCGCACGCGGAGGAGGGCGACCGGCGCGCCAAGAGCGTGATGTGGGGCCTCCAGCACGTGTCCGCGCTGCTCGCGGCGGCGCAGCTGGGCATCACGCTGTGCACGTTGATCCTCGGTATCGTCGCGGAGCCCGCGATCGCGCACCTTCTGGAGCCCGCGTTCGACGCGGTGGGCGTGCCGCACGGCCTCGTCCACCCGATCTCGTTCGTCATCGCGCTGACCCTGGCGACGTATCTGCACATGCTCCTGGGCGAGATGATCCCGAAGAACATCGCCCTCGCGGAGCCCGTGCGTTCCGCGCTGCTGCTCGGGCCGCCGCTGGTGGCCCTCGCACGGGCGTTGCGTCCGGTGATCTTCGCGATCAACGCGTTCGCCAACGGTCTGCTGAAGCTGCTGCACGTCGAGGCCAAGGACGAGGTGTCGGCGAGCTTCTCCGACGAGGACCTGGCGCGCATGGTGAAGGACTCCGGAGACGCGGGTCTGATCGACAACCGTGCGCGGGAGCGGCTGCACGACGCGCTCGAACTGGGCCGCCGCCCGGTCAGGGACGTGGTCCTGCCGCTGGAAGCCGTGGTCTACGCGCGCGTGGGCGTCACTCCGGAGCGGCTCGAGCAGCTCTCGGCCGAGTCCGGGTTCTCCCGCTTCCCCGTGGTCGACGACGGCCGCCGGATCGTCGGCTATCTGCACGTGAAGGACGCCCTGGACCGGGCACCGCGCGATCTGCCGTTCCGGGTGCCGGACATGCGGAAGATCGCCCAGGTGCGCGAGACGACTCCGCTGGACGACGTCCTGACGGCCATGCGCGGCAGCCGCACGCACGTGGCGGCGGTCCTCGGCTCGGACGGCCGCCTGGCAGGCATGGTCACGATGGAGGACGTCCTGCAGAAGCTGTTCGGACAGCCTGTGTGA